A stretch of the Argentina anserina chromosome 6, drPotAnse1.1, whole genome shotgun sequence genome encodes the following:
- the LOC126797345 gene encoding uncharacterized protein LOC126797345 — protein sequence MGCCLGTSRSPKPVPPPLNNGPNHFRPQKPNSLTQIQPKSYAARPETRSPPPPPVVEEETVKEVLSETPFPKPQTADIPPEKTTLSPPPKEEPKLPAEPPPPRGAASEPSQLTESCGVSESYSYSTTTTATTVADGRDDEATSNRKRELGPRANGASGPVRRKRPYSGEVSSQRERGPKPQQRRTPEPAVEKRNRTETASFRGRESSQLRTMQRSGAVPTGVRRETVSSRSRSPATRNVGGVNRAGRGKSPAKVAGRGGGSSSSVGVEEGEKKGNCKEAKEEVLAGKKEAKEVDQPKEGGVSQPQQGNESLDNPLVSLECFIFV from the coding sequence ATGGGTTGCTGTTTGGGCACCTCCAGGTCCCCAAAACCAGTCCCACCTCCCCTCAACAACGGCCCCAACCACTTCCGACCCCAGAAACCAAACTCCCTGACCCAAATCCAGCCGAAAAGCTATGCCGCAAGACCCGAAACCAGGTCCCCACCGCCGCCACCGGTTGTGGAAGAAGAGACTGTGAAGGAGGTCCTCTCCGAGACCCCATTTCCCAAGCCCCAAACCGCAGACATTCCCCCGGAGAAAACCACCCTTTCGCCGCCTCCGAAAGAAGAGCCGAAGCTGCCAGCTGAGCCGCCGCCGCCGAGAGGGGCGGCCTCCGAGCCTTCTCAGCTTACAGAGTCATGTGGGGTCAGTGAGAGCTACTCGTACTCCACAACCACTACCGCCACTACTGTCGCAGATGGCAGAGACGATGAAGCTACCAGTAACCGGAAGAGGGAGTTGGGTCCGAGAGCAAATGGGGCTTCTGGGCCGGTGCGGCGTAAGCGTCCTTACTCCGGCGAGGTTTCTAGCCAGAGAGAGAGGGGGCCTAAGCCGCAGCAGCGGAGGACGCCGGAGCCGGCGGTTGAGAAGAGGAACAGGACGGAGACGGCGTCGTTTAGGGGACGGGAGTCGAGTCAGCTGAGGACCATGCAGAGGAGTGGTGCGGTTCCTACTGGAGTGAGGCGTGAGACCGTTTCGTCCAGGTCGAGGTCACCGGCTACCCGGAATGTGGGTGGAGTGAATCGAGCGGGTAGAGGGAAGAGCCCCGCGAAGGTGGCCGGAAGAGGCGGGGGAAGTTCTTCGTCGGTGGGAGTGGAGGAGGGTGAGAAGAAGGGAAACTGCAAAGAGGCAAAAGAGGAAGTGTTGGCCGGAAAAAAAGAGGCTAAAGAGGTGGATCAACCAAAGGAAGGCGGCGTGTCACAGCCGCAGCAGGGGAACGAGTCCCTTGACAATCCTCTGGTTTCGTTAGAGTGCTTCATCTTTGTCTAG
- the LOC126797346 gene encoding uncharacterized protein LOC126797346, producing the protein MGGEDTWRTAIALVPPRAAPLNQNAEKEDVQWSSNFNNSVNAVYMGFVATAILISMFIIMAIFERFFRRSRPTSQPSDTARTQFSYDNNPKLDHNSSKITNYAREVSVVMPGENTPTFIAHPAPPPCPREHVTWPLHSINASHASTSTPTPEAKF; encoded by the exons ATGGGAGGTGAAGATACTTGGAGAACCGCCATAGCTCTGGTACCTCCAAGGGCAGCTCCTCTTAATCAAAATGCAGAGAAAGAAGATGTTCAATGGAGCAGTAACTTCAACAACTCTGTCAATGCTGTGTACATGGGTTTTGTAGCTACTGCCATCCTCATATCCATGTTTATTATTATGGCGATTTTTGAGAGATTCTTCAGGAGGTCCAGACCAACATCACAGCCCAGTGATACTGCTCGGACACAATTCAGCTACGATAACAATCCCAAGCTTGATCACAACTCTTCCAAA ATTACAAATTATGCTAGAGAAGTATCTGTAGTGATGCCGGGGGAAAATACTCCTACCTTCATTGCACACCCTGCCCCACCTCCATGTCCTCGTGAGCATGTCACTTGGCCTCTCCACTCCATCAACGCAAGCCATGCTTCAACGTCGACCCCAACTCCTGAAGCTAAATTCTGA